DNA sequence from the Paraburkholderia azotifigens genome:
TTGCGGCAGCGCTCACGTCCGTATCTTTTCTCGAACACGCTGACGCCGAGCATCGCGGCCGCGTCGCTGACGGTGCTCGAACTGCTCGCGAGCGACGAAGGTAAGCAACTGCGCGAACGCGTGCGCGCAAACGGTGCGCGCTTCCGTCAGGCGATGAGCGCGCACGGCTTCACGCTCGTGCCCGGCGAACATCCCATCATTCCCGTGATGCTCGGCGATGCGCAACTCGCCTCCAACATGGCGGACGCGCTGCTGAACGAAGGCGTGTATGTGATCGGCTTCTCGTATCCCGTCGTGCCGAAAGGCCGCGCGCGCATTCGCACGCAGATGAGCGCCGCGCACACGGCGGAACAGATCGATCGGGCCGTCGACGCGTTCGCGCGCGTCGGCCGTTCGCTTGGCGTGATCTGAAACAAGGCATCGACATCAATGAAAGCACTGGCAAAACTCGAACGCGCACCGGGTCTCACGCTAACGCGTGTGAAGAAGCCCGAGGTGGGTCATAACGACGTGATGATCCGCATCACGCGCACGGCAATCTGCGGCACCGATATTCATATCTGGAAGTGGGACGACTGGGCACAGAAAACGATTCCCGTGCCGATGCATGTCGGCCATGAATACGTAGGCGAAATCGTCGAAATGGGCCAGGAAGTGCGCGGCTTTTCGATCGGCGATCGCGTATCGGGCGAAGGGCACATCACGTGCGGCTTCTGTCGCAACTGTCGCGCAGGTCGCCGGCATTTGTGCCGCAACACGGTCGGCGTGGGCGTGAATCGCGAGGGCGCGTTCGCCGAATATCTCGTGATTCCGGCGTTCAACGCGTTCAAGATTCCGCCTGAAATCTCCGACGATCTCGCCGCGATCTTCGACCCGTTCGGCAACGCGACGCACACGGCGCTGTCGTTCGATCTTGTCGGCGAAGATGTGCTGATTACGGGCGCAGGACCGATCGGCATGATGGCCGTGGCGATCGCGAAGCACGTCGGCGCGCGCAACGTCGTGATCACCGACGTCAACGATTACCGGCTCGAACTCGCGCGGAAGATGGGCGCGACGCGCGCGGTGAATGTGTCGCGCGAATCGCTGCGCGACGTGATGAGCGATCTGCACATGACGGAAGGCTTCGACGTGGGCCTTGAAATGTCCGGCGTGCCGAGTGCGTTCACGTCGATGCTCGAAGCGATGAACCACGGCGGCAAGGTCGCGCTGCTCGGCATTCCGCCTGCGCAAACGGCGATCGACTGGACGCAGGTTATCTTCAAAGGCCTCGAAATCAAGGGCATTTATGGCCGCGAGATGTTCGAGACCTGGTACAAGATGGTCGCGATGCTGCAAAGCGGCCTCGATCTTTCGCCGATTCTCACGCACCGATTTGCCGTCGACGATTACGAAAAAGCCTTTGCCACGATGCTGTCGGGCGAAAGCGGCAAAGTGATTCTCGACTGGACCGTCTGACGGCTCGGTAAAAGCGGATTCAACCCGCAGGCGGCTTCGCCGCCTCTGTCTGAATGATGACGTGGATGTCGTCGCCCACAGCGGGATACCACGTTGTCAGACCGAACTTCGATCGGCTGAACTGGCCGTCCGCGGAAAAACCGAGCGTATCGGCTTTCGTCAGCGGATCGCGGCCGTAGCCGTTGAACGTGACATCGAGCGTGACCGGCAGCGTCACGCCGCGTATCGTCAGATCGCCCGTCAGCTTGCCGCGCGCGTCGCCCGTGCGCTCGAAGCGCGTGCTGACGAACCGGATCTGCGGATTGCGCTCCGCATCGAGCATATCCGTGCCCTTCACCATGCTGTCCAGTTGCGGAACATTCGTGTCGATGCTCGCCGCGTCGATCGTCACCGTCACCTGGCTCTTGTCCAGCCCGCCTTCCTTCCAGTCGATCTCACCTGCCACGCGGTCGAAGCGCATCGTGAAGCGCGTGTATTTGAAGTGATCGACGTTGAATGTGACGCTGGTGTGATGCGGATCGAGCTTGTACTGACCGACGGGCACGCGCGCTTCCGTCTGCGTGACCGTGTGCGTGACGACCTGCAGCGGCGTGCATGCGCCCAGGGCCGCGACGATCGCGACGGCAGACACGGCACGGCGAAAAACAATGCTCATGACACTCACCTTTTAAACAATCCTCCGACACGATAATGCATGCCGCGCCAAACCGGCAGGTAATGCGAAGCGAGCCCATACTTGACGAAGGAGAATGATCGTTCTACCCTTCGGTCATGGCTACTCCCGACGATACACAAGACACGGCAGGCAGCGCGCGCGAGCGCCTGCTCGACGCGGCGGAAGCACTGATCTACGCGGGCGGCATCCACGCGACGGGCGTCGATGCGATCGTCCGGCAGTCGGGCACCGCGCGCAAAAGCTTCTACACGCATTTCGAATCGAAAGATGCGCTGGTCGCGGCCGCGCTCGAGCGCCGCGACGAACGCTGGATGAAGTGGTTCATCGAAGGGACGCTGCGCCGGGGCAAGAATCCGCGCGCGCGTCTGCTCGCGATGTTCGACGTGTTGCGCGAGTGGTTCGTATCGGACGACTTTCATGGCTGCGCGTTTCTCAACGCAGCGGGTGAGATCGCTTCGCCCGACGATCCCATCCGCGTCGTCGCGCGCGAACACAAGGAACGGCTGCTCGAATTCGTGCGCGTGCAATGCGACGAATACGTCGCGGCGACGGGCGAAGACAGCAGGCGCGCGGCGCGGCTGTCGCGCCAGTGGCTGATTCTGATCGACGGCGCGATCGGTGTCGCGCTCGTCAGCGGCGATGCCGATGCCGCACTCGATGCGCGCGCCGCTGCCGGCCCGCTGCTCGATTCCGCAAGTGCAAGCTCCCGCTCGTCCAACCGGCGAGCGTCCACCTGACGCAGTTCAACGAGGAATCATCATGGCCGATATCGAAAGACGTCCACCCGTCCCGCCGTTCACGCGCGAGACGGCCATCCAGAAAGTGCGTGCCGCCGAAGATGCATGGAACACGCGCGAGCCCGAGCGCGTGTCGCTTGCGTATACGCCGGACAGCAAATGGCGCAACCGCTCGGAGTTCCCGGTGGGCCGCGCTGAAATCGTCACGTTCCTGCAGCGCAAATGGGCGAGGGAACTGGACTATCGGCTGATCAAGGAACTGTGGGCGTTCACCGACAACCGTATCGCCGTGCGCTTTGCTTATGAGTGGCGCGACGATTCGGGCAACTGGTTCCGTTCGTACGGCAACGAGAACTGGGAGTTCGACGAAAACGGCTTGATGGCGTATCGCCATGCGAGCATCAATGACAAACCGATCCGCGAAGAAGAGCGTCTGTATCGCTGGCCGCTGGGCCGTCGTCCGGACGATCATCCCGGGCTGTCGGAACTGGGCCTGTAATTCACGCTCATTCAAACGGTGGACGCGCGCACGGCGCGTTCACCAGGATGCAATCGTTCGTTCGCTATCGTTGCCGTCTGCAGGCGCGTTGTCGTCCCGAGCGCACACTCCATTTCGGTGTAGGGTTTGTGGGGTACAGTGCGCGACTGGAGAGCAATTCGACACTAATCGCGACATTCAGATGCCGGCACGCGACCGGTTGCGGAGAGCACATGCCGTTTGGGAAGATCAAGAACAAGATTCGTCGTGCATGCGTGGCAGGTTGTGTAGCAAGCATCGGTTGGCTGGTAGCGTCGGGCGCGCAGGCCGCCGACTGGTGCAGCGGCGGCATCTGGGCCGATGCGATGATCGGCTCGTATCACATCAATCCCGACCCGGATACCCACTTCGAGCCGTTCAATCCCGGCCTTGGCGTCGAATGCTGGCTCAACGGGCAATGGGCGTTGACGGCGGGCGGTTTCCGCAATTCGTTGCGTCGTCCGTCGTGGTACGGCGGCGGCGTGTGGGCGCCGGAGTTCGTGCACTATGGCTTCATTCGCCTCGCGGTGATCGGCGGCATCATCTCCGGCTATAACTACGGCAACTGGGGGCTCGGCCACGATCACACGATCGGCCCCGTCGTGGCACCCATCGTGATGCTCGAATACAAGCGCGTCGGTGCGAACATCATCGTCGTTCCGCCCATTCCTTCCGATAATCTGCCGTTCACACTCGGCTTTCAGGTGAAGTTCAAGTTCTGAACGCAACTCACTGAACGGTCCACTTTTGCTTTCGAACCAGAATGGTGAGGCTTTTCGGGAGTTGTGTTTACGGTGAAGCATCGAGGCAATCCTTGCATCACCTGAAGCATAAAAACCCCTGAAAACAGGCATCTAAATGGCGCGCGCGATACGTTCGACGTTATCGGGGTGAATCGCGCATGCATCAAAGGTGAGCGTTTACGGGGCGTCGAATGCCAGTACAACTGCCTCCCGAAAGCTCTCACCT
Encoded proteins:
- a CDS encoding YceI family protein — encoded protein: MSIVFRRAVSAVAIVAALGACTPLQVVTHTVTQTEARVPVGQYKLDPHHTSVTFNVDHFKYTRFTMRFDRVAGEIDWKEGGLDKSQVTVTIDAASIDTNVPQLDSMVKGTDMLDAERNPQIRFVSTRFERTGDARGKLTGDLTIRGVTLPVTLDVTFNGYGRDPLTKADTLGFSADGQFSRSKFGLTTWYPAVGDDIHVIIQTEAAKPPAG
- a CDS encoding TetR/AcrR family transcriptional regulator; its protein translation is MATPDDTQDTAGSARERLLDAAEALIYAGGIHATGVDAIVRQSGTARKSFYTHFESKDALVAAALERRDERWMKWFIEGTLRRGKNPRARLLAMFDVLREWFVSDDFHGCAFLNAAGEIASPDDPIRVVAREHKERLLEFVRVQCDEYVAATGEDSRRAARLSRQWLILIDGAIGVALVSGDADAALDARAAAGPLLDSASASSRSSNRRAST
- the tdh gene encoding L-threonine 3-dehydrogenase, producing MKALAKLERAPGLTLTRVKKPEVGHNDVMIRITRTAICGTDIHIWKWDDWAQKTIPVPMHVGHEYVGEIVEMGQEVRGFSIGDRVSGEGHITCGFCRNCRAGRRHLCRNTVGVGVNREGAFAEYLVIPAFNAFKIPPEISDDLAAIFDPFGNATHTALSFDLVGEDVLITGAGPIGMMAVAIAKHVGARNVVITDVNDYRLELARKMGATRAVNVSRESLRDVMSDLHMTEGFDVGLEMSGVPSAFTSMLEAMNHGGKVALLGIPPAQTAIDWTQVIFKGLEIKGIYGREMFETWYKMVAMLQSGLDLSPILTHRFAVDDYEKAFATMLSGESGKVILDWTV
- a CDS encoding DUF1348 family protein, which translates into the protein MADIERRPPVPPFTRETAIQKVRAAEDAWNTREPERVSLAYTPDSKWRNRSEFPVGRAEIVTFLQRKWARELDYRLIKELWAFTDNRIAVRFAYEWRDDSGNWFRSYGNENWEFDENGLMAYRHASINDKPIREEERLYRWPLGRRPDDHPGLSELGL